One genomic window of Armatimonadia bacterium includes the following:
- a CDS encoding site-specific DNA-methyltransferase has product MPELEDASVHLVLTSPPYWQLKDYGSEGQIGYHDSYEEYLADLNQVWSECARVLHPGCRLCVNIGDQFARAAYYGRYKIIPIREAIVRHCEGLGLDYMGAIIWQKLTTCNTTGGGSVMGSYPYPRNGAIMIDYEFILVFKKPGKAPAVSREVKKASRLTHEQWCEYFAGHWRFPGERQNGHLAAFPEELPRRLIRMYSFVGERVLDPFLGSGTTVKVAAEEGRVGLGFEINEDFRPVIERKLGLREEEGHLHFPLEARPELAFVSRQGTSALQRGKATVGAAEATIRRLVDPKAIDFGSRIDGRTRSGKLLLEVARSLSAEATWPALTEGQRMGRILEVVVARTGADRNLARLGIRNALLKLPGFCELVRG; this is encoded by the coding sequence ATGCCCGAGCTGGAGGACGCCAGCGTTCACCTGGTGTTGACCTCGCCTCCGTACTGGCAGTTGAAGGATTACGGAAGCGAGGGGCAGATCGGCTACCATGACAGCTATGAGGAGTACCTGGCCGACCTGAACCAGGTGTGGAGTGAGTGTGCCCGGGTGCTGCACCCCGGCTGCCGGCTGTGCGTGAACATCGGCGACCAGTTCGCGAGAGCCGCCTACTACGGCCGGTACAAGATCATCCCCATCCGCGAGGCGATCGTCCGACACTGCGAAGGCCTCGGACTGGACTACATGGGAGCCATCATCTGGCAGAAGCTCACCACCTGTAACACTACCGGTGGCGGAAGCGTGATGGGCTCGTACCCGTATCCGCGTAACGGGGCGATCATGATTGACTACGAGTTCATCCTCGTGTTCAAGAAGCCAGGGAAGGCACCGGCGGTCAGTCGGGAAGTGAAGAAAGCCTCGCGGCTGACCCATGAGCAGTGGTGCGAGTACTTCGCCGGTCACTGGCGGTTCCCTGGAGAGCGTCAGAACGGCCACCTTGCGGCCTTCCCTGAGGAGCTTCCGCGGCGGCTGATTCGGATGTACAGCTTCGTGGGTGAGCGGGTGCTGGACCCCTTCCTGGGCAGCGGAACAACGGTGAAGGTGGCGGCGGAGGAAGGACGCGTCGGCCTGGGCTTCGAGATCAATGAGGACTTCCGGCCGGTGATCGAGCGCAAGCTTGGCCTGAGGGAGGAAGAGGGGCATCTGCACTTTCCTCTTGAGGCGCGGCCGGAGCTGGCCTTCGTGAGCCGGCAAGGCACCTCGGCGCTTCAGAGGGGCAAGGCGACGGTTGGGGCGGCAGAGGCGACGATTCGCCGCTTGGTCGACCCCAAGGCCATCGACTTCGGCTCGCGCATCGACGGACGCACGCGATCGGGGAAGCTGCTCCTGGAGGTCGCCCGCAGTCTGTCTGCCGAGGCCACATGGCCGGCCTTGACGGAAGGACAGAGGATGGGCAGAATCCTTGAGGTAGTGGTGGCACGGACAGGCGCTGACCGCAATCTCGCGCGCCTGGGAATCCGCAACGCCCTGCTCAAGCTCCCCGGCTTTTGTGAGCTGGTGAGAGGATAG